The Plasmodium vivax chromosome 7, whole genome shotgun sequence DNA window GTCTCGATGTGCCACTGCCCTTGAACTTCACATAggagtacaaaaaaaaggagacgaTGTAAAACTTAAAGTGGGAGAAATAAATGAGAAAGAGGTCCTCCTGGGTGAGACGGCTCTGTTCGCTGAGGGTCCCTTCCCTTGTCTCCCCTTCTGCCTCCACCATACCCGGAGGGGTAGTAGCTCTACcacgcccctccccccccctgctccTGTTTAAGAGAATCAAATGGAAGTTATAGTCCAGCCGAAGTCGCTTGAGCTTATCATTCAAATACAAGTAAGAGAGCATGtaaatgattatattattgttaatTCGGATGCATCTATCAAAAAGATTTTCCTTCTTTACTCTGGCGTTTACTTCCTTGTCTATATTTTGGAGAGTGATTTGTTCCTCTGTGTAGAGGTGATGGAATAGCTCGTTTGCGTAATCGAAGTGGGGGAAGTTCCTCTTCGGTTGGGTGGTCCTAGgtggggggtcctcctcggGGGGGCCGCAAGGAGCGCCGCTCGTCTCGGCCAGGGTAGGTCTTCCCCCGGTAGGTGAGCTATTGGAAGCCTCTTTCTTGGTTTCCTCTCCCTTGGTTTCCTCTCCCTCGGTAGACCGCGCCCCGTTTAGGGCACCCCCGAAGCGGAGCCGCCTCACGCTCTCCAAAAACCTGTCGTAGCTCCCTATCTGGGTGTTAAAGAGAAAGGCgttcctctccccctcccgGAGCAGCAACgcctgctcctcctcatctgcCAAGTGAATaacgaagtgaaaaaaaatgaaatacaaATCCTTCAAATAGAGGTTGAGCAGATAGTAATTACTCAGTTCCAGCGTTTCTATGCACCTCAGAGTGCCCACGtcttctatttttatgtttcgcCTGTAgccctgcaggggggggcaaCGTCGATGTGGTAGATCGTTAGAGAGGCATGCGCGTAGGTGGTGAGCCACCTTCCTGCCTCATCGGGGAACCCCTTTTGAAAGCCTTCTGTGGCCCTTCCACACAGGTGGGTCGAGTGGGCGGGGTGGACGCAAACCCGTTTGGGAAGTTCTCTCGAGGGGGTGCACATATCAAACGGGTGCCTCACCACGCCGGTAAAGTGCCGCCTTATCACCACCCCGGTAGGGGGCCGTCTCCCCCTCAAAGCGCCTCACCTCAATTTTAATTCCGTTCATCTCCAGGGCGGACGTTATCTTCGAGTCGTCCGACGTGCAAAAGCGTCTGCAGTAGTTCACCATTTTCGTTTGCGTCTTCCCGAATTTGCCGCTTCGTTATGCCCGGTGGGGGAGTGCGGAGGGAGAAAATTGCCACTAATCTGTCAAGTGCACCCTTCagtttgccgctccccccctggtggccaccacttcttcctttcctttcctgtCCGGCCTTTCCCCCCGCTCCGCAAGCATATCCAGTTGATCTAAAAGGGAAACCCACTTCTGGGGGAGACGCAATGAACCCAAaattggagaaaaaaaaaaaaaaaaaaaaaaaaaaaatacactccTACTAACGTCCTGTATGTTTGAGATAACCCTAAATGCATCTGTTCACGAGTTCGTTTCTACAGCTTtcattgtgtttttttttttttccaaaggtACAGGTGCAtggttggcaaaaaaaaaaaaaaaaaaaaaaaaaaaaaaaataaggatcACAAATGCTGAAGCTAAACAGAGGTAGAGGTGTAAACGGGGGGTGGAGGTCTCCTGGGGGCACAAAAGCGGTAAGATAAAGCAggcaacaaataaaaaaaataaaataaataaaaaataaaacaaaataataataaaatgaaaaagtgaaaaaataaaaaagcgaaCAAATGAGTAGGGCGAACGAAcgaaggaagaagccaacGGAATGAGCAGTGCTAGCTTGTTCATATGGTTACGGGCAACTTAGGTAGATGTAGGAAAAGCGCAAttgaggggaagcaaaaaaaaaaaaagattgaAGGGCTTGCCTTTAGCGAAGAACAAATGAGAGTCGAGcagcctcctcctcctcccacAGAGCGAGTATGCCACAACTGGCCAAGTAGTTAGCGAATTAGCGAATGACCGAATGATCGAATGATCACCCAAGGTTCATGCAAAGTagggggagaggaaaaaaaaaaaaaaaaaggatacaaAAGGATGCAAAAGGATGCAAACGGGTACAAAGGGATGCAAAGGGATGCAAAAGGATGCAAGGGATGCAAATACCCTACCGATACGTTACCAATGCGGGGCTAATCAAAATGGGCAACAACAAGCAGTAAAGagtggcacaaaaaaaaaaaaaaaacgttcagAGGATCGGCGTACACCCGTTAGTGGCCTAAACCTCGAAGCAACTAAAAGGGAAAGTGTAAAGGCAGAGTGTATTTTCACGTGCAATAGCAGAGCATATGTGGCTCGAAGCCTGTGAGTGCGCACGAACGTATGAGAGTACAAACGTATGAGAGTACGAACGTATGAGCGTACTTGCCTCGCTTCATTTGCGTAAATCACTGCTAGATGAATGAAATGTGTAAAGGCCCAGCAACTGCAATGCCTCGCTCAGAGAATTAGACATCACACGCTGCTCTTTCAGTTTTAGCTTTTTAAGTTACTCTGCGCTTTCAGATTATGCTTCGTCTCTGTTCCTTTTCAGCGCCACTTCAGTGCCACTTCCGCGCCCTGCttggccctttttttggttccttttttggttcctttttcgttccttcttcgttcatttttcgttccttcttcgttcatttttcgttcctttttcgttcctttttcgttcctttttcgtaccttttttgttaatttttcgtaccttttttgttaatttttatttctgttATTCTAGCCCTCATTCGAAGGCGCTGCGTGTGTGGCTCTGCATCTGTGGCTCCGTATGTGTAACTGTGCATCTGTAGCTTTACATCTGTAGCTCCACATCTGTGGTTCGCACCTGTGGCTCGCATCTGTGGCCCCACATCTGTCGCTCTGCATGTGCAACTCCGCACGAGCAACTGCGCATGTGTAACGCTGCACGAGCAACGCTGCAAGATCAACTCTGCATGTGTAACCCTGCATGTGCAACGCTGCATGTACAACTCTGCATGCGTGCCGCTGAACGTGCGGCTGTATGTGTGAGGCTGTTCACTGGTGCTTTGTTCGCCGCCACTGTTGCTTTGTTCGCCGCCACTGTTGCTTCGTTCGTCGTCACTGTTGCTTTGTTCGCCGCCACTGTTGCTTCGTTCGTCGTCACTGTTGCTTCGTTCGTCGTCACTGTCGCTTCGTTCGTTCTTCTCCCTTCTGCTCATCCATTGCTCTATGCTCcttcatttaattattttttttatttttttttattttttattttttttataaatcccatttgttcctttcattgcataaatacatatagcggaaaaacaaaatggaagaaaaaggccAGTCAAAAACTAAGCGAGTAATGGAGTCTCCTTACGACATTGAATTGTATTACTCCTTCGTAgctaaatgaaaatattttgtaatgtATATGTCTGTGCATATGCGTTATGTTGGGCGCATGCTTTGCCAagggagattttttttttttttttttttttttcatcctttttgaAGTTTCCATATAATATAGAACAAATGAACGAAGACATTTCatctagcttttttttttttttttttttttttttttttccctccatgTTAGGGAATCGCTGGACGAAGAGAAGAGTACCTCGGTGTTGAAGTCCTTGttggggtaaaaaaaaaaaaataaagggagCAATTTGAGGGGCGCTGCAGAGGGGCAATTTGAGGGGCACCGCAGTAGGGCAATTTGCAGGGCCGTTCGAAGGGCACTGCGGAAGGCGGCGCGAGGGAATTAGCTCGTCCAGTGTGGCCACTcctgcacatgcacatacgcacatgtgcacatatgcacatatgcacgTGGTGATGGTGGCGGCGCGGGGCCCTCGAAATGTGCATGCCGCGCAGCCCACTGCGCGTAGTGGCGATCGTGTCGATGCGTCTCACACCGGATAATCCGacttgtcattttttttcgtttcttttttaactcctttttatttctttttattccttttcatttccttccattccttttcatttctttccatttctttccatttctttccatttctttccatttcttttcacttctttccgtttcttttcacttctttCCGTTTCGCCCTGTCCTCGCTGCACCCCCCCAGGGTTATTAACACAGACCAGTCGCTCAAGTCATTCACATTCAACCACAACAAAATTGTAGACCACCTGGAACGTGACGCACTACAGGCTGTAATAGTTATCCGGACTACGCAGTAATGTCaagcaccttttttttttttttttttttttttttttttttttttttttttgcaaacattAGCTATCTAGCGAAATGGGCAAAATCTTCCGACGGTGTAACTGCAACTCCACATGTGAAGCTCCACCAAATATGTAACCACGGAGCATCCGTTAAACACATTGCttcgtttttattatttctcttttttatttttccccttttttcctttttccttttttttttttttttttttttcctccccgaCAGGTatgaacaattttataagCATGTCCCCCTCATAGCCGCTTTGCACAAAATTGACGTCGTTTTGATTGAGCAGCAGTAAgtggggaaaaggaaaaaatggtgaaaggAAGGAACTCCTCTGCGGGGGAAAGCACCCACGGCGTGGGTGGACATCTCTTTGGCGGTCATCTCATGTGATGGCCATCTCATGTGGAAGGCAGCCATTCCGACCGTCCCCTTCtctccctctccccctcAGCTATGTGAACACAGTGGAGTTTGTCAAATTGCCGAAAACGGGCCTCATCGGAATCCTGCCGCTGCAGGCGGAAGTTCAGTCACTTCCGGGTCTTCCCGAGAAATTGCAGAGCTTAGTGGCGACCGTGCACGCCTACCACTTGGAGATAACCCCCCCGTACTTGTTTGGCCACCCGAGTAATGACAAGGCAGAATGGAACGCGGCAGCGCGAAAGGGTGCCGCCCCCCTGCCGTTGCCGCGTCTCTGCTGTTGCCGCTTCTCTGCCATTGCCGCATCTCTGCCATTGCCGCATCTCTGCCGTGGCCGCTTCGCCTTTCCTGCCGCCCACCTCCTTAGCCGATTTCCCCGCCCCTTGCAGACTACATCAACACGAGGTTTAAAGTGGAAGAGGTAAAGGGAAAGCCCTATGCGAAGCATCTGTCGCGGAAGGAGAGAAAGGCCTTACGGAAGGCCATACGGAAGAGCAACATATGAGGGCAGGCGATTCCACAGGAGCGAATGGAGACGAACGGGTGAAacgaagaaaagaagaagcggcgtaggaagaggaggaataaaaagaagaacaacaaCAGCAATAGCATGTACCGCTGGCACCGCTGGCACCGCTGGCACTGCTGGAACCGCGCTGCACACGTGAAGATGCGCGCCCATTTGTCAATTGCAAAGCACGGGGAAATAGCCTAAAGCGGCATTTGCCTCATAGCAGTGGCACGTTAGAGGAGCACACGGGGGAGGCCACAGGGGCGTGACCCTGAAGGGGGCCCACCACAATGGCAACCCCAATGGCAACCATtcgtcttttaaaaaaacagaaatttTAATTCCCCGCTGTTTTCTCtgcatttcttttaaaaaaaaaaaaaaaaaaaaaagggggaatggCGAAACGTAGCGCTCGATCAGAGGCTGCGTCATTTATTACGTCTTCGCTGAGTATGCGCCTCCAGAGGGTTTGTCTTTACTGCATTTGAAAGCACGCCCGTTGAGGTGCCTCCCCTTTGGCTGCATATCCCTTCCAGTTTGTCTTTATTTTAACTTCATCTTGTCCTCCCTCTGTCTGAATTACACCTTCGTCATGTGTGCCTGGTGTGTGTGTTGCGGGTTCATTGTTAGACCCTTTGGCTTAATTGCTCCTCCACCGCGTCTGCACTGTGTGCACGTTATGTTTTGCTTGCGTCTTCTTTGTGTGTTCATCGTGGCTTCATTGCGTCATCATCGTGGCTTCATTGCGTCATCATCGTGGCTTCATTGCGTCATCATCGTGGCTTCATTGCGTCATCATCGTGGCTTCATTGCGTCATCATCGTGGCTTCATTGCGTCATCATCGTGGCTTCATTGTGTTTTCATCTTGCATTCACTTTGTCTTCACCTTGTCTTCATCGTGCTTCACCTTATCTTCATCGTGCTGCATCGTGTCTGTGCCCCCCCAACTTCCACCAAAAACGCCCCAATAAACCCGAGGGGTACATCCTCCAGTGTGCGAACGAATGTCAAGTTGACGTggagcaaaaataaaaaaaaaaaaaaaaaaaaaaaaacaggactGACGATCGCGGTGATGAGACGCAATTGTGAGAGAGGGAGGCCCAACCGCCATGCCTACCGCGATAACCATTGATGGGTTGAGGTGGCTCAATTACAACACGGTTGCTATGTTGCGCCGTTCCCTCGCAAAGCCTCTTATTATTCTGTTCGCCCTCATTtgctgctctttttttttcccattttggcaaacGTCCCACTATGGCCTCTTCTTCGGACTCCTCGACTCGCGCGTGGGTTAATTAAAACGGGGCAGccgcacaaaaagggggagggacgTTTTCGCCAGAATGGGCACCATTTGGGGGCAGCTTTTTTGGCACCATTTTTTGGCAGTTTTTTTGTCAAcctttttgccaattttttttccctcttttttgccccctttttggccaACTTCTTCCTGTCATCCTTTGCAAACACAGTGAATCAGGTTGGCAAATTTTGCGCTCCCCGAGTTGACCCCCCAACATACGCACACAcgcaaatatatacatatgcacacgcATTGCCACCCGCAGAGCTGAAATGTATCTTCCCTAAATAGCCACTTAACCACTCCGCACTTTCACCGAGACGAAAGGCAAAGCGCACAATTTTAGCCCTCGTTgctccctcccccttttggcctaaatggaaaatgaagaCTCCCTGGACGGTAGCACCAGCAGTGAAGAGGACCCCCGTGAGGAGAAAGCAAAATATGACAACAACTCCGCAGGATGCTGCTTCACTTTCTCAAGCGAAGTGCTCAAACTGAGCGTCATTTCGTATTACTTCTGGACTTCCTTCTGCTACATAGCTGGGTCAATCACATTTATATGTGGCTACACAACTTCTTCCTTAAGAATTCATGAACAAATTGTATGTGCAGCTTCATCCAACGTGTATGTCTTTTCATCCTTGTGGATGCTTATTGGCATGATCTCTGTGGCCACGTGCATATGCTACGCCATGGCCCTGGACGGGGAAGGCAATCAAATACACGCGAGAAAAAACTcccctttatttttgaacATCCTGGGGATCCTGTGCAAAACAGTCCCCACCATTGTCCGCGTGattcacattttcaatttatttcaACTCTACGTGATGACCCTCGATGTTATGATTTTGCCTGAATGCAATTCCTTCGTTGTCCGTTTTGTTCTGTTCATTGTGCATATTTTCTGGTGGACGATTGTCATTTTGGGGATTGTCTCCAGGAGGAAGATTTTCCTGCCTCCTCATTTGTACAAGCCGATAACAAACGACGTGGGGTATATTGTTCATGTAAATAACTTGTTGCACTCTTTTggcttataaaaaatttttttttttttttttttttttttttgcactttttaatttgtggACTGCTTCGAATCGTGTCAGGAGGGGGCTTTGCCCTGCCCCTTGGCCAGCTTCTCCGCCCAGCGCTTGcgcgatttattttttttcctcaaaatcCGTTGGCTTCGCTTCTTGAGGCTCTTTTCATCCTACAGCGGGGTGAGGTTTCGGGGGCATTTCATCATATTCAGCGGAGCGCACGGGAGGGGCATACATaacaggaaaagaaaagcagcCGAAACAGCAGGAGCAGCAGAAGCTGCCCAAACTGAGCGTACGCGGAAACATAATACAACTCGTACGAATGCACCATTCACTTTTGCGGGCGCTCCGTTGGGCGCCCCGGCTGCCGCGCACCCCCTTCGGCGCTCTCCCGTCCTTACGTAaactttttcccccttggacTTGCGCAGCGCCTTGTGCACTTGCAGCATGTGCTCCGCCTTTTCCTTGTCCTCGGCGTCCATTTTGCTTATGAtggctttttcctttttgagcTTTCTGCGGGGTGGGAAGCGGTTTGCGGAGCGGTGTGCAAAGCGATGTGTGCATCGGTGTGTGACGCGACCAGTGAAGCCGCACCTgccgccaacaccgctaacaccgccgGGGCGGGACGACTCACCTGATATCTCTCCTCATCTGGACGACCTTCGGGAGTGCCCTCTTCGCACCGTCCTTCTCATTTAAGTCGCCCATGTTCCCGATGACCAAATCGTCTGCGCTGTCGCTTTCGGCATCCTTCAAGTGAGGCgtagtggaaaaaaaaaagtgaacgaATAAGCGATGTATAGCACGCAATGGTGTAATGACAACGGGCGGGTCACCACTCGGGGTGAGCAGTGTGCTTTCTGCAGCTAAACCCTCAAACGTGTTGCCTCCTCCATGGGACACACGTTTACCCCCGTTCAATGATCAACAAACCTTCGTTATTCCCCCCGCGGGGGTACCCTTTCGACTAGCCTTTTTCGAAGACACAGCATTATTGTCCCCTTTGGACTTTTTACCCTTCATGTCGCTGCTTACGGGCGAGTCGGGTGGCACGCTCCAATTCAAACCGCTTTCGAAGTAACTCCAATTAGCTGCGCAAACGGAGCGCGCGGAAGACTTCCACAATTGTTCAACCGCCTCGACGGAGTAAACATGCGTTGGCTAGCTTCAAAATTGtatgaccaaaaaaaaaaaaaaaaaaaaaaagaaaaaaaaaaaaaaaatatgaaccgttcaggcaaaactGGAACAAATGGCTAATTTtgtaaagaagaaaaaaaagaaaaaactttcattttagcattttctcctcttttttgcaaaaatgaacgtAATATATATCAGGCACAACGGGATGAAACCAGATCAGCAAAAAGTATTCGCCATTTCGCCCATGTTGTCGATATGACTTTTTGCTCACATTCGGGATTAGTGACTAGTTAAGGTCGTTGTTCACGGGagtgaagcaaaatggaTACAAAACAACGTGCACAATTGCGCTGCGCATAAAtggcgccaaaaaaaagcatcagTTGGCGCGACGGCAAACATGCAAACTGTTCACTGCGGAGTGgtgtacaaaatggggggttgcttttttcttttttcctctgcgTTGATTTAGTTTTctattcttcttttttcttctcttttttttctctctgcTTCTCTTCCAAGTGGTGGCACGCAGCGGAAAAGGGCGACAAAGAAACAAACAAGTGCAAAGgcgggaattaaaaaaaggaaaaaaaaaaaaaaaaaaattataaacaatgCGCGAAACGACGTGTTAGACGACGATGCGCCGAAGCTGCGCAGCGGCAAAACGGTGTGGCAAAATCGAAGGGGCCAAGCCCTGGTTTTATCTTCCCACGCGtggtggtaaaaaaaacgaaccgGGGTTTTCACACCCCAGTTAGGGGGCTAACATATGGGACACAAAACGAGAGGAAAAGGGATGGAGGGGAATCTCCCTTCAAATTTTTGGTTGCCCCTTGGGGTGGCCACATAAACAAACACACAAGTGTATATACGGAACATGCGGATGATCATCCTTTCGTCTGATAGCCGCTTCTTCTCTCGTCCCCTCTCCAATCCGGGGAGGGATGTATATctgcgaaaaggggggctCTACTCCTGGGCAATGCGACCCTTGCCGCCCAGCCTGATGCGCtgaataatttctttaaagGCAGAGTATATCAGAAAAAAAGTCACCAAAATAGAAACCGACTGTATGGTGTACCCCATCTTCTTCAGCCTGTCCTTTTTCAAATCCCTAATTCGCCTGTCCAAGCTTACGGCACTGCCTAGGCCCGTGTCGTCTCCACTCTTAGAATTCccattttcaaataaaaagttgTAGAGACCCTGTCTGTACAGCTCAAGTATTTTCTCAGCTTCTATATGAAAGATGGTATCATCTAAGTCGACTACAATTTCCCCGTTGTAGAATTGCGGCGGAACCAACATAATGAGGAGAGGGGGGTGACGGTGGTGGTGGTAGTAATGGTGATGCTTATggtggtgatggtgatggtgatggggatggtgatggtgatgggGATGGGGATGGGGATGGGGATATACTCTTTACCTGTGCgggtaaaaagggggaaaaatcgaGGCCCAAATGGGGATATCAATGACACGCATCATGGTAAAGGGAGAGACGGCGCGAAACTACGTTGGGTGGGTCGCGCCCTAAGAACACAAGCTCCTTATTACCTTCTCCTACGTGAGCGGTTTCAATGACACAAATACATAGGAAGTAGAACGTAGGGCACCCCTGCAAAGGCCTTTATATAAGTGAAGCGTTCTCTGGGTGGTCAGCGCGGTGGGTCGATACACTCGAGGAAGTACCACGCCACTCCCAAACGTAGGTTTAACGCATACGTCTGCGCGCGAGCTATTCACtgttgggggaaaaacaacgcaaacaaaaaaaaaagaacaaaaaggaatacaaaaaaaaaaaaaatcggaaaaaaaaaactcacggagaaaatggcaaaatgttGTTATCATTCGAGTGAAcacaaatataataattgtaaatGCGGAAGTTTTATGTGAATAGCTTTTTTCGCGTTGTCGTTTCGAGCGATTTGTTGTAACTTTAGgcgagagaaaaaaaaaaaaaaaaaaaagatgtcGCAGGTGGAGCACCAGACTGATTACGCTCCTGTTGGGAGAAGAGAGTGCATCCGTGAGGAGGGTAAACGGGATGCGGAGGGACTCTCCCGGTGGTCGGCGCGAAGGGTAGTTGCGGAGGACCGTTGCCCACAGTTAGTAGCGGCGTAGCGGTATAGCAGTATAGCGACGCAGCGGAGCAACGGAATGACCGCACGAACGATGCAGCCCTGGTTACATCCATCTGGGAATGGGAAGCGGGCATGCGAtcctgccccttttttttttgcacacggATGAGGCACTCTCAGTTATTTAAAAGGCTAATCTGTTTAAGTCTGCTATGTAGGGCCTACCTCGGAGGCACCTTCTCCCTTCCCCGTAGGTTGCCGCCGGCGCAGCGTGGAGCTACCTCACGCGTTGTTTTACTGAGTCCGTTTTAGAGCGTCCCTTTAATCGCTTCTTAACCGCTCCACGTCAATACGCTCGTGtacctccccccttttggagagACATCCCAGCAGAGGCAACTACCCTGTGCCGCCacctttttagaaaaatggCCCTTTTGGGTAGCGAGGAAATGACCAAAAtgtgattctttttttttttttttttccaaaatgaggCCACAAATGGAACCTAGAGCTGCTGCTAGCAGTTACTAAGAGTAAGAGGCAGACAGAAGAGGCATTTTCGAGCCTCCCATAGTTGATTCGATTAATGCGTGCGGTGAATG harbors:
- a CDS encoding hypothetical protein (encoded by transcript PVX_099860A); amino-acid sequence: MEEKGQSKTKRVMESPYDIELESLDEEKSTSVLKSLLGVINTDQSLKSFTFNHNKIVDHLERDALQAVIVIRTTQYEQFYKHVPLIAALHKIDVVLIEQHYVNTVEFVKLPKTGLIGILPLQAEVQSLPGLPEKLQSLVATVHAYHLEITPPYLFGHPNYINTRFKVEEVKGKPYAKHLSRKERKALRKAIRKSNI
- a CDS encoding hypothetical protein, conserved (encoded by transcript PVX_099870A), whose amino-acid sequence is MENEDSLDGSTSSEEDPREEKAKYDNNSAGCCFTFSSEVLKLSVISYYFWTSFCYIAGSITFICGYTTSSLRIHEQIVCAASSNVYVFSSLWMLIGMISVATCICYAMALDGEGNQIHARKNSPLFLNILGILCKTVPTIVRVIHIFNLFQLYVMTLDVMILPECNSFVVRFVLFIVHIFWWTIVILGIVSRRKIFLPPHLYKPITNDVGYIVHVNNLLHSFGL
- a CDS encoding hypothetical protein, conserved (encoded by transcript PVX_099875A); the encoded protein is MKGKKSKGDNNAVSSKKASRKGTPAGGITKDAESDSADDLVIGNMGDLNEKDGAKRALPKVVQMRRDIRKLKKEKAIISKMDAEDKEKAEHMLQVHKALRKSKGEKVYDEKSLKKRSQRILRKKNKSRKRWAEKLAKGQGKAPS
- a CDS encoding hypothetical protein, conserved (encoded by transcript PVX_099880A) yields the protein MLVPPQFYNGEIVVDLDDTIFHIEAEKILELYRQGLYNFLFENGNSKSGDDTGLGSAVSLDRRIRDLKKDRLKKMGYTIQSVSILVTFFLIYSAFKEIIQRIRLGGKGRIAQE